In Phycisphaerales bacterium, the sequence AAGACGACATCCGCGACGCTGGGTGATGGCCCTTGGCTCCGCGCACACAAGAGCCGGATTGTGGGAACACACGAGGCCGATTCCATCTACCGTCGTCGCCGACGCGCAGTTGCGGCGATCCCTACAAGGATCAGTGAGCCGAGCACGCCGGGCGGGGATGGTGGCGACGAAGCCGCGTGCACCGACGTCCACAAGGCCGATGTTGCCGCAAAAATGGAGTCCATCGTTCGAAACGAGAAGCGAGCCGATATTACGATCAAGCGGCACATCCACGCCGTGCAGTTGAAGAAACTCGTTCGCCCTCATCGCACCGGTCTCCTGCGTCCAGATCCAGGAGCCGCCGCCGGCGCTCTGGCTCAGCGAGCCCACGAGCACGCGGCCATCGAACGACGCGTACCGTGGAAAGATGTTCGCTCCCGCGAGCGGTCCACCGAACACCCAGGGCTCGACGACGCCGTCGCGGGAGACGTACCGCAGGCCGGGTCCCGCATCGGAAACATAGAAGATCATACGTCCGTCGCCGCTGATCGCACCGACGCCGCCGATCTGGATCGGGACTCCCGCCGGATCGAGAACCGGAGTGAGCGACGCCGCGCCGTCCGCCCAGATCCACGGCCGATCCGTCGACAATGAACTTGGAGCCCAATCACCGACCACGATACTTCCATCGCTCGACACCCCGTTGGTCTGGTTCCATGTGCTCCCGCCGGGGAAGGGGGGGATCTGGGCACCGCCGGATTCCGTCCAGCGGTACGCCGTCTTGCGGCCCTCGCCCGGACGGTCGAAGCCCGCGACGAGCATCGCCACGCTCCCGTCGTGGTTGAGATGGGTCACGAACCCCTGGCGCTCCTGTCCGACGAGCGTCAGGTTCGGAAGATCGCGCGTGGTGCCGTCGTCGTAATACAACCGTGGCGGCGCCAGCGCGCCGCTCGTGCCGATCGAGATCACACGCCCGTCCCCGGAGATGACCGCGCCGAATCCGACACCATACTCCGTTCGCGTTCCGCCCGGGGTGTACCGGAAGACTGGTCCGCGGGCGGAATCATCTAGATTGAAGCTGTATCCGACGACCACCCCGGAATCAGAAATGCTCGTCACATTGGTGCGTGTGAAGCCCGCTAAGGGTTCAATGTACTCGATCGAGGGCGTCTGGGCGAGGGCCTGCCCCGCCAGACTCAGGAAACCGACGGCACTTCCGATTGCCGCCCGAACCCAAACCTCCCGCCGAGCCGTGGTCCGCACTGTACCGCTGTTCGTCTCGCACCGCATCTGGCCGCCTCCAAGCCCCGTCAGGTTGGACCCTGTCACACTGGGGCCTCCAGGGAGGAATGTGCACCACGATTCCGGTTTGTCAACCAAAGTGGCCAGAACTTAGAAGATTCGGGGAAACGACGAGGCCCGCGCTCACCTGCACCCGACCCCAAGCGCCTACTTCGACGCCATCGGCAGGAACTTCTCCACCACCTCCAACGCCGCGTGGAGATATTTCGGGTTCCCCTCGCGCTCGATCAGCGCCGGGGCACACGCCGCCGCCAGCACTCGACGCACGCACGCCAGATGCGCATAGTCGCCATCCTCGGCCGCTCCCCCTCCGCTCCCGCCACCACCCATCCCCCGCTCCCGCCGCAGCCGCGCCAGTTCCGAGACCGGCTTGATCCCGTGCAGGAACTGCTCGTGCCCCCAGAACTGCCGCTCGAGATAGAGCGCATCCTCCAGCCAGTGCCCGGGATGCACGAGCGCCATGTCGATCAACACGCACCCCCCCTCCCCCGCCGCATCGTTTCCGCTCTCTCCCGCAGTCGAGCAAAACGGCGCACCGCCACCAATCGCAAACCCGTTCTCCCCCCCCGGCATCGTCGGCGTCCCGTTCTCCTTTGAACGCCGCATCGCGTTGCCCGGGTGCACATCCCCATGGCACCACGCGTTGATCGGCCTCGCGTGCCACGTGTTGAGCAGCCCCGGCAGCGCCCGCCCCACTTGCCGCAACGCCTCGCTCCACCGCGGTGCATCGGCAATCACATGATCCCGCGCCTCCTCGCGCCCGCGCGCAATCAGCGCCTCCCAGTCCGGCTCCTTCACCGCCCGACCGGCCTTCGAGTCCACCGGATGGGCCGCCACCGCCCGCGACTGGAACTCCACCACCGCCTCGAGCATGTCTCGCACGTCCTGCTCAACGAGGTGGCACCCATGCCCGCCCAGCGGCGAGCCCGACAGCCGCTCCACCACCACCCACGCCAGGTCATACCCCCCGACCTCCGTCCCGCACGCCACAACCCTCGGCACAGGCAACCCCGCGCCATCCGCCCACCCCTGGTCGTCCACCTTCCCAAGCCGCGATGTCCAGCGATACTCCACAGGACCCACCGGCAACTTCACGAGCACCGGCACACACCCGCCGTTCTCAAAGGACCACAACGAGAACCCCGTCGCCGCCCCTCCACGCTGCCACTGCGAGCGGAACCACTCGATCGGGCCCAATCGCCCGCCGCAGTGGTCCCGCAGCACCGGCTCCAGCATGTGCGCCAGACCATCGGCGTCCTCGGCCGACATCCCAGCATTCACCCCGTGTTCCGCCATCGCACCTCCAGAATACACCCACTCCACGAAACCCTCAACTCGAACTCGTCGCGTCGATCACGCCTCGCCAGAACGCCCCCCCGCCGCCTCCCACGCCCGCCACAACGCCTCCATCTCGTCCAGATTCAGATCCTCCGCCCGCCTCGATGGATCAATCCCCATCGGCATCTCAAACCCCCGCCCCAGCACCGATCCCAGTTGCTTCCGCCGCTTCCCCAGCACCATCTGGGCAAAGTCGAACAGCCCGCGCGCGTCCAGATCCTGGGTTCCTCCCCGCCGCCGGATCGCCATCATCACGCTCGTCACGTCAGGCCTCGGCCAGAAGCACTCCCCCGGCAGGACCGCGACACGCTCCACCTCCGCCACACGCTGCGCGA encodes:
- a CDS encoding phosphotransferase; translation: MAEHGVNAGMSAEDADGLAHMLEPVLRDHCGGRLGPIEWFRSQWQRGGAATGFSLWSFENGGCVPVLVKLPVGPVEYRWTSRLGKVDDQGWADGAGLPVPRVVACGTEVGGYDLAWVVVERLSGSPLGGHGCHLVEQDVRDMLEAVVEFQSRAVAAHPVDSKAGRAVKEPDWEALIARGREEARDHVIADAPRWSEALRQVGRALPGLLNTWHARPINAWCHGDVHPGNAMRRSKENGTPTMPGGENGFAIGGGAPFCSTAGESGNDAAGEGGCVLIDMALVHPGHWLEDALYLERQFWGHEQFLHGIKPVSELARLRRERGMGGGGSGGGAAEDGDYAHLACVRRVLAAACAPALIEREGNPKYLHAALEVVEKFLPMASK